From Terriglobales bacterium:
CATTGCGCGGTCTGGCGCGGGTGGATTTAACTCTTGAAGAGCTGCAGAAGAAAGCCGCGCCGCGGCAAATGCGGGTAGCCGCGACAAGAAGCGGGGCGGCGTAGAGCTGCGTTGCCAAAGCCCGCATTATTTGTGGAGCTTTTTCGGGGGCCTGGAGGCCCACGCTTCCACCGCAGTTCACACGTCCGGAGTAGCTCGCTCCAGCTTTAACTAGCGAAATCTTCTTGTGATCTTTCAGAGTTGCAGCCGTTCGCCCACGCCGGCGGCACGGGCGCGTGCAAGCACCAGGGCCGCGGAGGCGACGTCCTGCACACCCACGCCGGTGAGATCGCAAACGATGATTTCTTGTTCGGTGCGGCGACCGGGTTTGCCGCTGGAAGCTATCTCGCCCAGTTCGGCGCATATTTTTTCTTTCGAGATGGCACCGGCCTCGAGGGCGTGATGGATTTCGCCCAGCCGTATGCACTGTGGGATGCTGTCGGCAATGATGCGGTCGGCGCGAGCGAGCACGTCAACCTCAAGTTCCTGTTTATCAGGCGCGTCGGAGCCGACAGCAATGATCAGAGCTCCCGCCTTGAGCCACTCGGCCTGGACCAGCGGCCGGCGGCTGGCCGTGGTGGTCACAACCAGGTCGGCGCCTGCGGCTGCTTCGCGTGCTGATCCGGCCGTGCGAAAGCTAATTCCCTTGTCGTTGCCCAGCAGTTGGAAGCGGGCTTTGAGATCATCCACGCACCGAGCTGTTCTCCCCGGGTCACGACCCCAGACTTTTACCTCACGGAATTCTCGCACCAGATAGATAAGCTCGGTCTGATAGCGGGCCTGGCCGCCTGATCCGATCACGGCGACAGAATGAATTTCCTTGCGAGCTAAGTGCTTGGCAGCAACCGCTCCGGCGGCGGCGGTGCGCAAATCGGTGATGAATCCGTTATCAAGCAGGAAGGCTGCGGGAGCACCGGTCATGGCATCGAACACCAGCACCATGCCGCCGTTGGGCGAAATTCCGAGCTCAGTATTCTCGGGAAAACCGGAAGCGATTTTTACGGCGTAGTGACTGCCGCCGTGGAGGTGCCCAGCTTTTATGTGAATTTCGCCGCGATGCTCAGGTATGTCGAGGCCAATAACTGCGGGCAGCTCTGCTTTGCCACTCGAATAAGCAGCGAGCGCCTCTTCAACCGCCTGCACGCATGCGGCGGGGTCGAGCAGGCGCCGGATTTCTGACTCGCGCAGGACCAGAACCGCAGACATGCGGTAAGACTAACATTGCGCCTCAGTAGGCGATTCGCTTGCCACGCGGAAGCACCACTGTGCCCAAGGCAGCATCAGGCGGCAGCTTCGAGGCCGAATTCGGGTAAGCGACGTTGCAGCCAATCTGCAACCGGGGTATCTAGAATTAGGTGCTGTTGGACTTCGTTGCTGGCCAGAGGTCGCCACGGGAAGATAGCCGTGCGGAATTCGACTCTGCCGTTCCATTGGCGGTAAAAGACCGGACCACCTTCCTCAAACTCTAAAACAAGTTCCCCCTCACTAGGTTCAAGAACGTACACACCTTCCTTGACCGTCATTTTGCCCCTCTTAAGCCGCCGTCCCGGCAGCGGCAACTCCAATTTGGGTCGTGTGAGACTTCACTATTGGGATGTGACCACTATCAAAGGGGATACTGCTGCTGCCCGTCTATGGTGAAAATCAGGTGCTCCTGGCCATGTTGCAGCGATATTACGCCGTTGAAAACAGGCGCCAGAGCCGGTCAGCGTGCCTGTGGTTTGGCGAAGCCGCGCACCATGCAGTGAACCAGGCGATCTATTTGCTCTGCGGTTAGCTTGTCGCCGAAGGCGGGCATGCCACCGTCGGTCCCGTTCTTCACCGCGTCCAGAAGCTCAGCGTCGCCTTTGGCGCGCTGCCATGCCGGATCGGTAAAGTTCGGAGTATGCACTGCCGAAACTCCCCGTCCCTCAGCGCCATGACAGGACGCGCACGTTTTGGCAAAAAGAGCGTTGGTATCGCCGCATTCTGGGACCGTTGCCGGTCGAGGTTCGGCTTTAGGAGTTTCGGGAGCAGCTTCCACCGTACTGGTTGGGGGAGGCGGCCCGGGAACAATGGTCGTCCGGGGCGCGGGAGCGCCCGGAGCGCGCAATGCGAAGGCGTAGACGGCGCCGTCGTGAGTGGTGGCAAGTATTTTATCGTCAGCCACGGCGAGGCCAGAAAAATGCGTCCAGCCGGCGATCGTGTCACCACTAGACCAGAGTTCGCGGCCGGTGCGGGCGTCGAGCGCGTACAGAATTGCGTGACCTTGATTACGTAGCTCGCGCTTTTCGAGCAGCTGTGAGATGTCTCCGTTGCGAACCTGCTCCGTGTTCTCGCCCGTGCCGAGGACAAAAGCCACTCCTCCGGCAATTGAAACCGGGTCGGGGACGGAGATGTCTCTTGAAATCCACGCAGGCTGCAGCACAGGTTTGGCTTGGGCTCCGGCGACTATCTTAAAGGCCATTATGCTGCCTGCTTTGACCGGACCGTAGGATTGCGGGAACTGGGCGGCTTCTGTGGGCAATCCCCATGAGGGAACATACAGCCAGGTCTGGCCGGTGTTGTCCTTCCATACGCTCATCTCGCCCCAGATGCCGTTCTTTTCGAACGTTTGTTCCTTGTTCGTGTAGCGGGGAGAAATATAAGCGGGAGCATGATGATCTGGGCCAGACATGGTGGCGATATCGGCCACATAGATGGCGCCCTCTTTTCCACCCACAGCGGTGAGCACGCGATCGCGCCAGCGAAAGATCACCGGTGTGGATGTGCTCATATCCAGGTCGCGACGGGTTAGATATTCCCAGTTTGAGGGGGTGTAATAGCCGGCAAGCTGTAGCGTGCGCGGCACCAGTTTGAGGATGGTGTCGCCAAAAGCGTTGGCCTCGGGCTTGAAATCGGCGTCTCCGGCCGCGCCGTAAATGAAACCGTCGAAATCAATGGAAGGTCCGCCGCGTCCCCAGATCCCGGCACCGCAAAAGGATTTTTCGCATTGGCCCGCACTGTAGAACCTGACGACAGGTTTTCCGGGCGCCTCCGGGTCAAGAGCGACGATCCCTGAACGCACGTTGTTGCAGTCTTGCGAGAGACTGGTGTAGAGCACACCCCCTGAATAGTTGAGGCTCCACATCTTGGAGAATGCGGGAACGAACTGAATGGGGGGAATAAGCACGCTGCCATCCGCGAGCGCGAGCGTGTGCAGGCGACCGTCGCTCGCAATAACGAAAACCCGACTTCGGGCAGGATCAATGACTGGCGTGGCATTAAGGGAATAAGGGCAAAGCCAGGTGCTTGCGCCCGGACGGGGATCCTCGCCAGCGACCTCGGTCTTCCATACCAACTCTCCTGTCTCGGCATCGAGCGCAAACATGTGGTCGGAGCTCCCGGCAACGATCACCAGATTCTTGTTACCACCCGGGGTCTTTACTCCGCGCACCACCAGGGGCGCCGTCAGCCCGTTCATTGACAATGGCTGGTTAGGAACTACCGTCTTCCATATCAGTCCCAGCTGGGACACATTCGCGGGGGAGAACGCCCGCTCCTCCGGGGTGAATCCTGAGCGTTGGAGATCGTGTCCGTAGGTGAGCCACTGGCCGGATTGTGCCGACGCTAACAAAGTCGCAAAAGAACAAAATACAAAAAGAACAAATAGTGCTCGTTGAAACACGCGTATCTCCCAGAGGCGAAAGGTATGGCCGGGTGTTTGACAAAGACAGGAATTATACCGATGTGAGCCCCTGATCGAGCAACTGGCCTGCGGCGCGGTCAGCTTCCTGGCTGGAATAGCGAAGGTCCGTGACGCCAGAAAGATCGGGGTTGGCGAAGGCGATTCTGCCGAATGGAGTATTGCGCAGGGCCTCGCGTAGAGAGGGTTTCCGGTTCGCGCCGAAAAAGAAGCCGAGATGGCGAATTTGTGGAATACTGCTTGGCTCGACCTGCGGTCAGCATTTAAACAATATGGAGAGCTAAAGAATGAGCGAGTTTTCGCGACGGGATTTTCTGCGTCGGTCAGCAGGCCTGGCGGCAGTGGCAGGAGCCAGCGTCGTGCCGGGTGTTACTGCGATAGCGGGGCGACTTACACCTAACAATCACTCCGTACCAGACATTACATTTCCGGCCAAAAAGCATGATCGCATAGCGGTTGCCTCCTGGCCATTTCGCATGTACATGGAAAGCCCGTACAACACCGAGTACCGCGATCCAAAGCTTAAAGGAATGGACCTCACGGAGTTCCCCGCCCACGTGCGAGACCGATTTGGCGTCCACAACATTGAGCCGTTAAGCATGCATTTCCGCTCCACAGATCCCGATTACCTGCACGAATTTCGCACTGCGGTGGAGAAGGCCGGCTCCCACATAGTCGATATTCCGATGGGCGGGCAGGAGAGCTATTACGATGCCGATCCGGAAGTCAGGAAGAAAGCGGTAGAGCTGGGAAAGAAATGGGTGGATGTCGCAGTGGCCGTTGGCTCGCCCAGTATTAGAAACCACATTGGGGGAGCGAAGAGCTCTGCTCCTAACGTGGAGGTCACAGCCAAGGGGCTGAAACAAGTGGCTGAATATGGCGCCAGCAAGAACGTAGTTGTGAACCTGGAGAATGATGATCTGACCAGCGAGGACGCCTTTTTCATCGTGAAGGTCATTGAGAAGGTGAACAGCCCGTGGTTGCGAGCGCTGCCTGACTTCTGCAACTCGATGATGGGAGGCAATGCCGATTTCAATTACAGGGCGGTTGCGGCAATGTTTAAGCACGCCTACAACATTTGTCACGTAAAAGATTCAGAAGTAGGGGACAAGGGGAAGGTTGAGCGGGTGGACGTGCCCAAGACCTTTGGCATCCTGAAGGCGAGCGGGTTTCGCGGATATTGCTCCATGGAGTGGGAAGGCGCGGGCGATCCTTACCATGGAACCCAGCAGTTGATTGCAGCGACACTGAAATATTTGTGACCAAAAGAAAAACCCAGCAGGTTCACACCTGCCGGGTTTGATACAGGTCATCAAGCCGCAACTGCGGAGAGCAGCCTGTCCGAGATGGTGGTCTCCAGCTTGAAATACTTTACCGTGACCGGAACCATCAGGTACGGCTCAACGATCTGCTTCACCTTGGGGAAGAACTCCCGCTCATAACGCTCGGCGTTTGCCTTGGTGTGCCAGAGCGTAATGGTGACAGCCTTCGTGGGCTCGGTCTCGTTTTCAAATGCGAGGATGTCCACGAAACCGTCATATCTGTTCAGGATGGGAAGAATTTCTTCTTTCACTCTCTTGAACAGTTCGGGTTTCTTCTCCGGTTTTACGACCAGTTCCAACATGCGTGCGAACATAGGAGGGCTCCTTTCTATAAAGAACTATCTTGCTGTACATCAAACACTCTGGATCTTTGGCCTCCGAAAACGGCATTTCTCGTCGGGCGCACGGTCTATCGACGATTTATTATGCCGGTGCCCTCGACTGTTTTCCTGCTGCGAGGGGCTGCCTCTCATGAGGCCCGAATCGTTGCACCATGCGCCCGATTCGAGCACATCATGCTTCCGGGACCAGAGGGATGATGTGATCCGTATCACGGTTTAGCGTGATAGCCGAGCTTGACTTTTGGACGTGCTGAGGGCGGGAAACGGCTGCCATTGCGGCTGCTTGGGATAATCCATCTTTAAACCCTTTAGTGTTTCCACCAGAATCCGCGAGATTACGACGTTGCGAAACCATTTCTTGTCGGCCGGGATAATGTACCAAGGCGCGTACTTCGTGCTGCAGTGGTGAAAAACATCCTCATAAGCATCCTCGTATTGATCCCAGAACTTACGCTCAATCAGATCGCCCTCGTTGACCTTCCAGTATTTCTTGGGGTGCTCCAGGCGCGCTAGCAACCGCTTCGCTTGCTCCTCGCGGCTGATGTGGAGGAAGAACTTAACAATCGTAGTACCAGTCTCGGCCAACAGCCGCTCAAAGTCGTTGATGTGCTCGAACCTGCGCTTGAGTTCGCCGCGCGACAAGTGCTGATGTACGCGCACCACCAGCACCTCTTCGTAATGTGACCGGTTAAAAATACCAATCATTCCGCGCTTTGGTGCCGCCTTGTGGACGCGCCACAGGTAATCGTGCTGCGTCTCTTCGCCTACAGGTTGTTTGAACGGCGTAACAGTGCAGCCTTGTGGGTTCAGGCCAGTGAAAATGTGGCGGATGGTGCCATCTTTGCCGGCTGCATCCAGCCCCTGAAGCACTACCAGGAAAGCGTGCTTATCTTCTGCGTAGAGCAGCTCCTGCAGGTCAAACAACCGCTGGCGATGCTTCTCCAGCAACTTGTCGGCGTGCTTCGAATCCTTCACGTCTGCGGTATAGCCGGGATCTAAGTCTGCAAGCTTTACCTTTTTGCCCGGCTTCACCAGATACTGCTTCAGGTTTTTCATGCTGAGCGAGTGGACAGGGACATGTGCGCTGAATTTTCTTCAGCCGGGCACCCAAGAAAATGCCTTGGTCATCACTCCCGCCCTATTGGGGGGCACCGTGATGTCCAAGGCTTCCTTGATTTAGGCGGAACGCGATTTCAGACCGGGATCTTCCGCTTCCACCAGCGGCACATTCACCAGGTGCTCGCTCAAAAACCAGACCTGCAGCTCGTTGGTGCGGAGAACCTCGCTAATCAGCAGGTCGTTCGTGCCGTCGTCGCCCAGAGTGGAAGCACGGCGAGCCAGTTTTCGAGTGCCTGAGATCACGACCTTGTGAGCGTCCAGCAGGCGGGAAAGCTGCACGGGAACCTCTTCGCGACCGCGGGGAGGACGTTCGATGCGAGTGGTTTCCGCCACGTCCGGCGCCATGGCGATGCTGACGCCGCCCAGCAACTGGATGCGCTCGGCGATCGCATCTACGAGTTCCACCTGCTCATCGAAGTGCTTGTCGAAGAGCAGATGCAGTTGATAAAAAGTTGGGCCGGCAACCTGCCAGTGCGATTTCTTGTACAAGTCGCGCAAGGTCATGGTATCGGCCAATAGCACGTTGAGCTGCTCGGTCATCTCCAGACGAACGGGCTCTTCCAGATCGAGGGGCAGCAGGAACTCGACCGTGCCATATGCCTGAATTTCGCGCGCTTTCTGATGAAGCCGAGGTTGCGCGCTGATGATATTCTGTTTGTGATTTCCGCGAGATTCTTTCTTCGCCATCGAAGTTCTCCTTAAATTTCGCAACATGAGCCGGGCGACATTATTGCATAGCCCGTCAAACAAGACTCGGCGGCCCGTTGTGTTGATGCTCGAATTCCTGTATTGGGAGCATGTTTTTGCTATTCGGCCCAACGGCGGGGCGTGAAACGGCGCTTGGGCGCCCGAAGGCCCAGATGTTGAAGTTTCCGAAAAACATGCCGCTCTGAGACAATAGCTGTACTGAATGATTCAACTATCCGCGGCCGGAAAGCGCTTCGGCCCTAAAATTCTCTTCGAAAATCTCGATTGGCTGATCACGCCCCGCGATCGCATAGGCCTGGTGGGCGCGAACGGCACCGGGAAATCTACGCTCCTCAAGGTCCTCGCGGGCCTGGAATCGCTCGACTATGGCTCCATGACGGCCATGAAGGGGATCACCGCAGGATACCTTCCGCAGGACGGGCTAACTCTCTCCGGGCGCACTGTATTTGAAGAGTGCATGTCCGTATTCGATGACTTGCATGCCATGGAGCGGGAGATGGAGTCGCTCACCACCCGCATGTCTGAGGTGGACCATACCAGTGCCGAGTACGACCAGATTGCCGACCGGTTCCACCGCATTCAGGGCGAGTTCCATGCGCGCGACGGATATGCCCTAGAGGCGCAAGTCGGGGCAGTGCTGGTGGGACTGGGTTTTGGCAAAGAAGACTGGACACGGCGCACAGAAGAATTTAGCGGCGGCTGGCAAATGCGGCTCGCCATGGCCAAGCTGCTGCTGCAAAAGCCGAACCTGTTATTGCTGGACGAACCGACGAACCACCTGGATCTTGAAGCCCGCAACTGGCTGGAGGAGTACCTGGAAGAGTATCCGTATGCCTATGTGCTGATTTCACACGATCGTTATTTCCTCGACGTGACCGTCAGCAAGACCGCGGAAATCTGGAACAAGCGGGTGACCTTCTATACGGGAAATTACGAGCAATTCCTGAAGCAGAAAAACGAGCGCAAGACGCAACTGGAAGCCGCATACCGGAACCAACGTGACCGGATCGAGCAGCTGGAAGTATTTATCAATCGCTTCCGTTACCAGGCCACCAAGGCGAAGCAGGTACAGAGCCGTATTAAGGAGCTGGAACGAATCGAGCGCATCGAGGTCCCGCCGGACGAGAAGACGATCCACTTTTCATTTCCGCAGCCCAAGCCCAGTGGGCGCATTGTCGCGGAATTCAAAGGAGTGGCCAAGAGTTATGGCGCGAAGGAAGTTTTTCGTGGGGTGGACTTCGTTATAGAACGCGGCGACCGCGTGGCCCTGGTGGGCGTGAACGGAGCCGGCAAATCCACCATGATCAAGTTGCTGGCCGGCGCTGAACCGGTGACTGCAGGCGAACTGCGCCTGGGCCACAACGTGGAGCCGGACTACTTCGCGCAGGACCAGTACAAGGAACTCAATCCGGACGCGCGCATGCTCGATGACATTTGGCAGGTGGCGCGCCATTCCACCCAGACGGAGTTGCGCAACCTGCTGGGGTGCTTTCTTTTCTCGGCGGACGATGTTTTCAAACGGCTCGGGGTGCTCTCCGGCGGGGAGCGAAATCGGTATGCCCTGGCCCGCATGCTGCTGCAGCCCTCGAATTTTCTTCTGCTGGATGAGCCCACGAACCACCTCGATCTGCGGGCTAAAGATGTGCTGCTGGAAGCATTGGAGAAATTCAAAGGCACCGTGGTATTCGTCTCGCACGACCGCTACTTCATAGACAAACTCGCGACTCGTGTGTTCGAGATTGGCGCCGGAGAGGTACACGTTTTCCCCGGAAACTACGAAGACTACCTATGGCGGAAGCAGAACCGAGGAGAGATCCCTGCCACCATGCCGGAGGCGGCTGCCACCAAGCCATCCGGGAATGGCAACTCGGCCGAGTCAGTCTCGCCGCCAAAACCAAAAAAGCCAAAGATCAACCCCTATAAACTGCGCGAGATGGAAGATCGGCGCAAGGAACTCGAACTAGAGATCTCACGCGCCGAGAAAGACATTAGCGAGTTCGAGCAAGGTGTCTTGACCTTCGTAAGCGCCGAAGAGACTGTCCGGCTGACAACTCGGCTCGAGGAGCGCCGCCGCGAGCTCAGCGAGATGCTAGCGGAGTGGGAACAAGTTTCGCAATCTCTGGAGAGCGTGAACTAGACTTTCTCTACTCTTAGGCACCTGCCTTACCTCGCTAGCTTATCCATTTCTTTCAGCATCTGCTCCGGCCGGGCACGGACCAGGATGCTTTCCGTAAGATTTAACCAGCGCACTGCTCCATTGGCATCTATTAGGAATTCGGCTGGTCGCGAAATATCGTGGCCCTCCGGGCCGGCATGAGGATGCAGGAGATCGTAACGTCGAATTACGTCCGCATTAGGATCCGACAAAATCGGGAAGGTATAACCCAGTTTTGCGGAAAGATTCCGCGAGACCTCCGGCGGGTCAACGCTGATGGCTGCCACCCGAACTCCCCGCGATTCAAATTCGACCAAGTGATGCTCGACACCCCGTAACTCGGAGTTGCAAAGCGGTCACCAATATCCTCGGTAGAAGATAAGCAGAGCGCCCTTGGGAGCAGTGTTTCCAATAGGGGCGGAGAGCAGATCGTGAAGTGATACCTGCTTGTTATGAGTATCCGCAAGGGTGAAGTCGGGAACTTTCTGTCCGATGCGGGGAGAGCCTGCGGATAAAGGAAGACCAGCAGAGGCATGGATCAAGCCGAAGGCAAAAAAGCCGCAGATAGCAGCGCTGAGGACGGCGAGAACCGGACCCGCAACTTTGCCTCGATATAAATCCGGCCGGCTGGAGGCCCGGCGGATGCCCAGGATCAACAGCACCGCCGCGAGAGCAACCATTGCTGCGCTGCCCCAGGGGAAATCCCGCGTCCAGGGGAAATTCACAAAAACTTTCAGGTAGGCGATCGGCGCCAGCAAGGCCAGCAGGAATCCCACCCACAACATCCAGTTCCAGTTTCGTTTATTCATGCCGCCTCGCTCAGCCAAATAGACGAAGAAAAAAGCAAGAAGATACAGAAATCATCCATGGCCTCTCCCGCCAAGCTCATTCACAATGCTGCCCACAAACGCTTTGGCATCACCGAACAACATCAGAGTGCTATCCAGATAATAGAGCGGATTATCTATGCCGGCGAAGCCCGGGCTCATACCGCGCTTAATCACCATCACCGTGCGGGCTTTGTCCACGTCGAGAATAGGCATTCCGTAGATGGGACTGGCGGAATCAGTCCGCGCGGCTGGATTCGTGACGTCGTTAGCACCGATGACCAGGGCGACATCGGTTTGAGGAAAATCGCCATTGATTTCGTCCATCTCGATTAGGCGATCATAGGGAATGTCTGCCTCCGCGAGCAGGACGTTCATGTGCCCCGGCATGCGGCCGGCGACGGGGTGGATGGCGAAGCGCACGTCAACGCCGCGTTTGGTAAGGAGGTCATAGAGCTCGCGAACTTTGTGCTGCGCTTGGGCGACCGCCATGCCGTAGCCCGGTACCACTACAACCTTGTTGGCTGCGGAAAGGATTGCGCTGGCTTCTTCCGGAGTGGCGCTTCGAACCGGCGTTGCTTCCTGCCCAGCGGTGACTGAGGTTTGCACTTGTCCAAAAGCGCCGAATAGAACGTTGGTAAACGAACGGTTCATGGCCTTGGACATGATTACTGACAGAATGAAGCCGGAGGAACCGTCCAGGGCCCCGGCGATGATCAACAGCTTGCTATCAACCACGAATCCCATTGCCGCAGCCGAAAGACCAGCATAGGAGTTGAGTAAGGAGATCACCGTCGGCATATCGGCGCCGCCAATGGGGATGACCATGAGCACGCCAAAAACCAGCGGAATCCCCAGCATGACCGGGAAAAGATGCTCCGATTCCGGATGCTTCACCAGGTGAACGGCGATTCCAACCGCGACCGCTAGCAAGGAAAGATTTACGAAATTCTGGCCACGATAGGTGATCGGCCTCTGGGGCAGAATTTCCTGGAGCTTGCCCGCGGCCATCAGGCTGCCGGTAAAGGTCAACGATCCCAAAATGACCTCAGCCGAGAGCACGGCCATCATGAATGGTGGAACGTCGGGAGTTCGCAAATAGAACTCTGCGGTGCCGACCAAAGTGACGCACAGCGCTCCGAAGGCGTGACTCAAAGCTGTCCGTTGGGGGACTGCCGTCATCTGCACGCGCCCGAGCGGGATTCCGATGATCGTTCCCAGTACCAGGGCGATAGCGATCCATTTGTAGTCCACGATGCCGCGGTGCAATAACGTTCCGCCGATTGCCAGCAGCATGCCAAGCTCGCCAGCCTGAACGCCACGCCGCGCCGTTGCCGGCGAACTCATCCAGTGAAGCGAAAGGATAAAAAGTGCGCTGGCGATCAGATAGACGATCTGAATGATGGGCTGATCGGTCATGATTTGGGTGGGCGGGCGGTCTTGAACATCTTGAGCATTCGATCGGTGATCAGGAATCCGCCCACTACGTTGCTGGTGGCCGCGATGACAGCGATCGTTCCCAGAATTGTGGACAACCTGCTCTTGTGTTCGCCGACGATGACCAACGCTCCGACCACCGCAATCGCATCGAGAGCATTGGTCAGGGACATCAGTGGGGTATGGAGCAACGGTGAAACCCGGCGGATGACTTCAAAGCCGATAAACCCAGCCAGCATGAAGATGAACAGCAAATTAATTACATCGGTGCTCATCGTCCCTCCAATTGTTCTGCCGGAACCAGGGGCGGCAGCGAGAAAAACTCGCGCACGCGTGGATTTACGATCTCGCCGGCGGCAGTGACCAGCGTGTCGCGAATGATTTCGTCATCCTGGTCGAGCTGAAGCTTCCCATTTTTGACGAGGTGCAGCAGGAAGGCTGTGACGTTGCGGGCATACATCTGGCTGGCATGGTAGGGCACGCCGCTGGCGAGGTTAATGGCGCCAATAATGGTGACGCCGTCCTCGACAACCGTCTGACCGGTGCGGGTGAGTTCGCAGTTGCCGCCGCGCTCAGCTGCCAAGTCGAGAATCACCGAACCCGGAGCCATTCCCTTCACCATCTCGCGCGTCACCAGCACTGGCGATTTTTTGCCGGGGATAACGGCGGCGGTGATCACCACATCGCTCTCCCGCACTACGCTGCCCAGAAGTTCACGTTGGCGCTGGTAGAAAGTATCGTCCTGAGCGCGTGCATAGCCGCGCTCATCCTGAGCATCCTTGGCCTCTACGGGAAGCTCGACGAATCTGCCGCCCAGGCTCTGCACTTGTTCTTTGGCCGCGGGCCGGAGATCGTAGGCTGACGCGACCGCGCCCAGCCGACGCGCCGTGGCAATGGCCTGGAGCCCGGCCACCCCGGCACCGATCACAAAAACGCGAGCGGGAGTGATGGTTCCGGCGGCTGTAGTGAGCATAGGAAAGAGCCTCGGCAGTTGGTCCGCAGCCAGCAACACAGCTTTGTAACCGCAGATCGTGCCCATGGAGGAGAGGGCGTCCATGCTTTGCGCACGGGTGGTCCGCGGAACTAACTCAACCGCAAACGAGGTCACACCGGTTTGGGCAATTTGCCGGGTAATTTCGAGTGAGCCCATTGGGCGAAGAAATCCAATCAGGACCTGCTCCCGACGAAGAAGCGGCAGATCGGCCTTGCCGCTTACATCATTCGATCCGTAGCAAAGGATCTGCACCACGATATCGGCGGCGCTGAACACCGCCGCGCGCTCAGCGAGAATCCTGGCTCCCTTTTCGGCGTAAAAACGGTCCGGGTATCCTGCCTGCTCACCTGCACCGGCTTCGATGACGACTTCGAACCCAGCTTTGCT
This genomic window contains:
- a CDS encoding NAD(P) transhydrogenase subunit alpha, which produces MSTDVINLLFIFMLAGFIGFEVIRRVSPLLHTPLMSLTNALDAIAVVGALVIVGEHKSRLSTILGTIAVIAATSNVVGGFLITDRMLKMFKTARPPKS
- a CDS encoding Re/Si-specific NAD(P)(+) transhydrogenase subunit alpha, whose protein sequence is MPKETYPGERRVALVPMVLPTLSKAGFEVVIEAGAGEQAGYPDRFYAEKGARILAERAAVFSAADIVVQILCYGSNDVSGKADLPLLRREQVLIGFLRPMGSLEITRQIAQTGVTSFAVELVPRTTRAQSMDALSSMGTICGYKAVLLAADQLPRLFPMLTTAAGTITPARVFVIGAGVAGLQAIATARRLGAVASAYDLRPAAKEQVQSLGGRFVELPVEAKDAQDERGYARAQDDTFYQRQRELLGSVVRESDVVITAAVIPGKKSPVLVTREMVKGMAPGSVILDLAAERGGNCELTRTGQTVVEDGVTIIGAINLASGVPYHASQMYARNVTAFLLHLVKNGKLQLDQDDEIIRDTLVTAAGEIVNPRVREFFSLPPLVPAEQLEGR